A window from Mya arenaria isolate MELC-2E11 chromosome 9, ASM2691426v1 encodes these proteins:
- the LOC128203359 gene encoding uncharacterized protein LOC128203359 has protein sequence MMPVNFLGFIPMLTLALLVVIVAGRSLESNVSGAQQMQNDGLIIMAEDGLRKYNGPAVHHFARHGLCNHSFGKVRFFRALEKHFHNISDDMKIAFILDICNRRDHMLTKWVQEIFDKDGDGYISHFEREIDR, from the exons atgatgcCCGTAAACTTTTTGGGATTTATTCCGATGCTGACCTTGGCGCTGTTGGTGGTTATTGTGGCGGGACGGTCTCTTGAGTCAAACGTCTCTGGTGCGCAACAAATGCAAAATGATGGTCTTATCATAATGGCTGAAGACGGTTTGCGGAAATACAATGGACC AGCAGTACACCACTTCGCCAGACACGGCCTGTGTAACCACAGTTTTGGCAAGGTTAGATTCTTCAGGGCACTAGAGAAGCACTTCCATAACATATCAG ATGATATGAAAATTGCATTCATTCTTGATATCTGCAACAGAAGAGATCATATGCTTACTAAGTGGGTTcaggaaatatttgataaagacG gtgaCGGATACATCAGCCATTTTGAAAGGGAGATAGACAGATGA